Part of the Candidatus Moraniibacteriota bacterium genome is shown below.
AAATGATTTTTCCTGATGTGGAACAATTGGATATTGATCTTCCGGAAATTCAAGAAATTGATACGAGAGAAATAATACGGAATAAGCTATCGGAAGCGTTTCGCTATGCAACTGGAGAGTTCATTGTTGAGGATACCTCTCTTTCTCTCGAGTGCTTAGGCGGGCTGCCCGGACCTCTGATAAAGTGGTTTTCAAGGACTCTCGGAAATAATGGTTTGGCTGAAATTGTCGGAAAGTTGGGGAATGATAGGGCGGAAGCAAAGACGGTTATCGGATATGCGAGGAGTCGTGAGGAAATCTATTTTTTTGAAGGAATACTACAGGGAAGAATAGTGAAACCGAGAGGAGAGACAGCTTTTGGCTGGGATTCGATATTTTTGGCAGATGGTCATAAGAAGACTTTTGCAGAAATGAGTCGCGAAGAGAAAAATGCTATCAGCATGAGAAGAAAGACACTTGATAAATTGAGTGAGTTTTTGAGGACATAGAACTTGTTGTATGAGCAAATCCTTCAAGGTTGCGCAATTGGGAGGCAAGGTGATATGAGCAAAAGCCAAAAGAGTTGCTGACGTTCATGGTTTGGGAGTGACGTGGATTATTCGCGATGTTGTTCTTGGTAACTGAAGCGTCATGGGAGGGAGGTACAATAAGAGAAGGCAAGAGAAGCTGTGTTTTTTCTATGAATTATCGCCGAAAACAATTGAGTGCAGAGGATATTGAGCCAGTACTGCTTCGAATACAGCCGTCTCCGAAATACGGTGGCATTGGAGTTTTTGCTCTCCGCGATATTAAAGGGGGTACGATATTATGTGATGTTGAGAAAATTAGCGAGGAAGTTTTCGTCCCCTGGGAAGAATTTGCAAAGATAGATGCGGCTACGCGATCGTTTATGATTGATTTTTGTGCCGAGGACAAGGATGGTTTCTATAGCCCGATTGATCTGAACTATCTCACCATTCCGGGACACATGAATCATCACTGTGAGGCGAATGTAGGATGTGATGCGGACGATAACTTCGTCGCAATACGAGATATCAAGAGGGGAGAAGAAGTGTGTCTTGATTACGCCTTCGTTATATCCAACCCTGCCTATACTATGAAATGCGCATGTGATTCCAAGAAATGTCGAGGGATAGTCACAGGAAATGACTGGAAAAACCCCGCCTTCCGGAAAAAGAATTCCAATTTTCTCTCATCAAATGTGAGGAAATTTGCAAACAAATAAGAGAAAGTTTATTTTTTCCCCACCATTTTTCTTCAAGAGTCTATGAATGATACATTGCTTAAACTTGGGAAATATCGTCATTACAAAAACAACAAAGAGTATGAAGTGATTGGTGTAGCGAAACATAGTGAGACACTTGAGAATATGGTTGTATATCGGGCATTGTACGGAAGTGAGATTTCATCGCTCTGGGTGAGACCGCTCGCTATGTTTTTGGAAGAAGTGGAAGTGAATGGAAAAATGGTTCCAAGATTTGAGTTGTGTGAATTGGCATGACTATGAAGTGTAAAAAATTCTATGCTGGCGGATTTTTCTATAATCCAGTGACAAAAGAAGTATTACTCCACAAGAGAGATTCAAAAACATTGGTAAACCCGAATAAGTGGGCGTTCTTTGGCGGATTAAATGAAACTGGAGAAGCACCTTTGCAAACATTTTTGCGAGAGATAAAAGAAGAACTGGATGTGAATCTTTTTCAGGATGCCGTTAGCTGTCTCTGTGATTATTTCAATGAGGAATTACAAACTCATCGATACATATTTTTTGTAGAGAGCTCTTTGAAGAAATCAGCGATGAATCTTGGCGAAGGAGAAAGTTTCGATTGGATTTCGATTGAGAAAGTTTTTGAATATGACCTTACTAAGAAAACGAGAATGGACTTGAAATTATTTCTTGAAAAACTTGTTTGAAGAAGTAAGAAAATATTATGAAAATCATTCATAAAAATCAGGTAAAGACTTTCAGAAATAATGAGAGCTGCACGGCAACTGAATATCTGATGGGAGAGAGTGTGATATAAATAGCGCGTTCCTCGTACTGACGGGGAGATACCCGAGTGCGGGAAAGGTAGTGAACTCGAAATGTAAAGAGTTGGCGTATGTGATGAAGGGTTTCGGCAGGATTGCTGTTGAGGGAAGTGAAATCAATTGCGAAGAAGGCGGCATGATTTTTATTGAGCCTCATGAAAAATATTTTTGGGAGGGTACACTAACACTCCTTTTTTCTCATCAAATGTGAGGAAATTTGCAAACAAAAAATAAGATGAGGCTAAGATGAGATTTGCACCATATGAGCTCTATTATCAACATCGAAATAAAAGCGAAGTGCGCGAACCAAGAAACAATTCGGAGAATTTTGAAAGACAGCGGCGCTGACTTTAAGGGAACTGATCATCAGATTGATACGTATTTCAAAGTGCCGAATGGGCGATTGAAGTTGCGTGAGGGGAATATAGAGAATCATCTCATTTTCTATAATCGCATAGAGACGAAAGGACTCAAGGAATCATCGATACTGCTCTATGACTCAACGCCAGGGTCGACGTTGAAGGAAATCCTTTCGAAATCGCTCGGTATTCTTGCTGTCGTAGATAAGCGGCGGGAGATATACTTTATCGAGAATGTAAAGTTTCATCTCGACCGTGTAGAAGGACTGGGTACGTTTGCCGAGGTAGAAGCAATTGATATTGATGGATCAATCAGTAAGGAGCAACTTTCGGAACAATGCGATCGATACATGAAGCTCTTCGGTATACAAAAAGACGACCTTATTGCCGCATCGTATAGTGATTTAATTTTGCAGTCGTGAGCCACCTTGCGGGATCGAACCGCAGACCTGCACGTTACGAGTGTGCCGCTCTACCAACTGAGCTAAGGTGGCGCCTCCTTTTTTGATTACAAGGCTCAGTGTAAGTGAAGCGTGGAGAAAAATCAAGGTTTAGGCGATATTTTCAGAAAAGAAGTTCTGTGGTATCTTAGTGGTATGAATGATATTCGGAATGAGATGGAAACGATGACTCAGAAACTCCTGCATCTGCGGGACTCTCTTTGATGTGGCGGGGAAGTCACAAAGAATTGTTGAGCTGGAGAGAGTGTCGCAGGCGGAGAATTTCTGGGGGGATGCGCAGGAAGCGGGGCGCGTGATGAAAGAACTTGAGAGGCTTCGCGAGGAGCGCGCGCTTTTCGATCGACTCTCGAAAGAGCTCGACGATATCCGAGAGCTTTCTGCGATGGAACTCGAGGGGCAGGAAGCAGAGGATGTCGCGTCGCAGTATACGCGGGTTTCCGAGGAAATTGAGGCGCTCGAGTTCAAGACGCGTCTTGGTGGTCCATATGACAGTCACGATGCTATACTTGCTATCAAGAGTGGCGCGGGCGGTGTGGATGCACAAGACTGGGCGGAAATGCTCCTTCGCATGTATCTGCGATGGGCAGAACGTCGAGGATTTGTCGCGAGTGTTTTCGAAGAGTCGAGAGGAAACGAGGCGGGTATCAAGAGTGTGTCGGTCAAGATAGAAGGAGAATACGCATTTGGGTATCTTCGCAGTGAAATGGGTACCCATCGATTGGTCAGACTCTCTCCGTTTAATGCAGACAATTTGCGGCAGACGTCGTTTGCCTCGGTGGAAGTTCTGCCGGTTCTCTCGGCGAAAGAGGGAACAGAGATAAAGCCGGAGGATCTCGAGGTGGATACCTATCGATCGTCCGGTGCGGGCGGGCAAAATGTCAACAAGACCGAAACCGCTGTCCGTATCCGACATGTTCCGACGGGTATCGTGGTGTCGTGTCAGACCGAGCGTTCGCAATTGCAAAATCGTGAGAATGCTCTCACTATGCTTCGCGCCAAACTCGAACAGCTGAGACTCCAGGAGGAAGAAGATGAAAAACGCGCGCTTCGCGGTGAACAGAAAAGTGCCGACTTTGGAAGTCAGATTCGCTCTTATGTCTTGCATCCTTACACGTTGGTCAAGGATCACCGGACGAAATATGAAACACCGCAAGTGCACGAAGTTCTCGATGGCAAACTTGATGAATTTATGGAAGCCTTTCTTAAGACACAGAGTAGGGAATAAGAAATGAAGAAGAAAGTAATGATCTACGATAAAGAAATCTGACTCCTTATTTGTTCTTCTTGATCCCTGATTTTTTCTCTTTATGATTCGTTTTGAAAATGTTACGAAGATCTATCCCGGCGATGTTTCTGTTTTGCAGGACATTAATTTGCTTATTGAGCCGGGGGAATTTGTGTCGTTTGTGGGCGCGAGCGGAGCAGGGAAGTCGACGCTCCTCAAGCTTATCTATGCCGAGGAAGAGCCGACGGCGGGAGAGATATTCTTTGGCGAGCGCTCCATTGGCACCATCAAGCGGCGGCTCTTGCCGTACTACCGGCGCAATTTTGGCACGGTGTTTCAAGACTTCAAGCTTCTCTCTCAGCGCACTGTTTTCGAGAACATCGCCTATGCACTCGAGGTTGATGGGAAAAGTGCGGCGGAAATTGCCGAGGAGGTGCCACAGATACTCGATATCGTGCGTCTCACGCAGAAAGCGGACAAGTATCCCAAGCAACTCTCCGGCGGTGAGCAGCAGCGCGTTTCTTTGGCACGGGCGCTCGTGCATCGCCCGTCTGTCCTCATTGCCGATGAGCCGACGGGGAATCTCGATCCCGCTTCCGCCCAAGATATTATCCGGCTCTTGCTTGAAATAAATAACATGGGAACAATCGTGCTTCTCGCGACGCATAACAAGCCGATTGTCGATGGTCTCCAGAAACGTGTCGTGACACTCGCAAATGGTGCGGTTTTGCGTGATGAGAAGCAGGGGAAATATATTGTCTGACATTTTGCATGTGCCTATGAGTATGCCAAAAGGAATCAAACTTGTTCGAGCGATTCGCGAGGGAGTACGGAGCTTTGTCCGTAGTGGCTGGCTGTCTGTCTCGGCGATTCTCACTATCGCTCTTGCACTCTTCATCATCGGACTTGCCGGTGTCGAGGCACTCGCAACGCGCTCTATACTTCAGAATTTGGAAGCGAAGATGGACATTACCGTCTCATTCAATGCGGACGTGAGCGAAGATCGCATTCTCGCTATCAAGTCTGAGTTGGAGAAATATCGCGAGGTGCAGTCTGTCGCCTATACGTCGAGTGAAGAAGCATTGAAGAAGTTTCGTGCGCAGAGTGAGGCGTCCGGAAACAAGGACGTGATAGACCAAGCACTCCAAGAAATCGGCGAAAATCCGCTCTTTGCATCACTTTCAATTAAGGCGCAGTCGCCCGAACAATACAAAACGATTAATGATGCTATCGAGTCTGCTTCATTTCAAGGAGATATTTTCCGTGTCAATTATCGCGAGAACGAATCTATCATCAATCAGCTCACCGCTATCAATCGCGAAGTCGTGCGGCAGGGGACGGTGCTCGGTGTTATTTTCCTCCTCATCGCCTTTTTGGTGACGTTTAATACTATCCGCCTTACCATGTATGCGCGCCGCGATGATTTCGAAGTGATGCGACTTGTCGGCGCGTCAAACCTCTATGTCCGCACGCCATCCGTCGTTGAGGGCATTCTCTATGGGAGTATTGCTGCGATGGTCTCAATGCTTTTCCTCTATCTCTATATCGGATTCCAACGAATAAACCCGTTCTCAAAAAGTCTCATCGAAGGCGCCGGCCTCATGGGTTCTTTCGTCCACAATATCCTCTGGATATTCTCGGGACTCCTCGTGCTTGGCATCACTATTGGCCTCATGAGCGGTTTCCTCGCGGTGCGTCGCTATATGAAGATATAGGCTATTTTCTTCCAGTCGCTTGATTTTTCGGGCGGTTTTGGCTATCCTTGGGGAAGGACTATCGCAGTCCTTCCTCTTTTTGCGAGAGGGAACAAAGGATATCGTGTGGGGAGTAGCCAAGCGGTAAGGCAACGGGTTCTGGTCCCGTGACGCGGGGGTTCGAATCCCTCCTCCCCAGCTTGCAAAACAAGACAATCTCATTCCCTATTGACTATGAATTGGAATTCTACATGGGATTTTCTTAATTCAAGTTTCTTTATAAGCATCATTACACTTGCCGTTGGCACGATAGCTTTTTGGCTTTATGACAAACAAAAGAAAGATTCAAAAAAAGACGCTGCCAATATAATTCTTCTTGAAATTCAAAGTGCTGAGAGAGTTCTTGGGCAAATAAGTGAAGAGGTTAGATCGGGAAAGTTACCAAATAAACTTTTACTTCCTACTGAAAATTGGAGTAAATATAAATATTACTTCGTCAGAGATTTTGACAGAGATGAATGGGATTTAATCACAGAGTTTTACAATAATGCGAAATTATATGATGAAGCAGTCATATACAATAACTCACTTTTTCAAAAAAATGAGGAACAAATACGCATAAATATGCTTCGCACACCAGCAGAGTATATTCGGGAATTTTTAGAAAGTGTTGAGAAAGATTCCCTTACTAACGTCGATGAAAATCAAAGATTAGAAAAGATATTTGAAAAATCTCAGAAATTCCAAAAAACTTATCTTTCTCGTATTGGGTCTTTATTTTATAGCCCGCAAAAACCCCTTGACGACGCTACAAATGCCTTTAACGGAATAAATAGAACGATTTCTCAAACTTCTGTTGGCAATAAACTTAAAAAATTTTCAGGACTGAAGAAATAAACTAACCTATATGTTTTTATCTTCTATAGAAGAGTTTCCAACTTTGTTCCATCCAACGACAGACAGACTTAATCAACATATCAACCTCTATGGAACTGCGACCGGAAGTACGATCAGCGAGAGCAGCTGGCCCCGATAGATTCGAGGGTCATGACGCGTTCAGTGATAAGAGGAGGGGGATAGTGTCCGAATCCGGAGAGATAGATTTCCGTCGTTTCCTTCTTTCTTCCGATCTGGAAATACGAAAGAAGCTCCATGATTTGCGGGATGCTGTAGAAAGTTTGCATGAACGATTTCCAGAAATGATTGGATGTACTTTTTTCGGTTCCCAGACCAAGGGGTACGCGCAAAAACGATCGGATATCGACGCCTATTTGTTGGTAGATGAAGACACGGTCTCCGACAAAATCCGGACACAGGCTCACGACCTGTCAATTAATCAAGAACTCATGAAAGAAAGAAGACTTGATGAACTCCATGAGGAGATAGTGAAGTCGCTTCACAAAATCGGACTCAATCTGGGACTGGGATCGGGGATTGGGATACGATCGATTTCCTGGAAAAAGATTGAACAATTCTGTCAGGGCGACATTCTCGATGAAAATAACCTCGCTGTCATGCACTTGTTCCATATGGGAGTCGGAAACAATATCTACTCGCGCAGAGAACAAATCATCTCCACGCTAGAGAACATGGGAGGTGCCGGTGAGCGGCTCTGGACGGTCCTGATGGAAAAACTTTTTCAGTGGGAAAACAAATTCTTCAATGAGACACTCAAGAAGAAGCGTCGCGAACTTTACCCGAAGACCTTATCGGAAGGAAGGGAATACTTCCTTAGAAACGCTCCGAGATAAATACATCCCAACTTCGTCCCAGAGCTCTAGTAGAACCATATGCGAGAAAAAATCCTCCAGCTAATACAAGGAATCCAGCCTGTAGATGAGTTTGAAAGAACTCATCAAGAGGATGCTTTGAGATGGATTGAAAGCGGTGTAGAAATATTTCGAATTGAAAAACCTGACAAGCCACCGAAACATCTTGTCTCTTATTTTGTTGTGGTGGACATTGGCAATAAGTCAATCCTTCTTGTAGATCACATAAAAGCCGAGCTCTGGCTTCCTGCTGGTGGACACATCGAAAAAGGAGAACATCCCAAAACTACTGTAGAAAGAGAAGCATTGGAAGAACTCAATATCCAATCCAAGTTTCTTAGTGAAGAACCTTTCTTTATAACAATTACCACAACCGTTGGGAAAACTGCAGGACATGTAGATGTTAGTCTATGGTATATCCTAACGGCAAATGTCGAAGATCCTATCCGGTATGATTCTGGTGAATTCAACGGATACAAATGGTGGACATTTGATGAAATTTTAAATAGTGATATCCGATCTTTTGATCCGCACATGCACCGACTAACTCATAAATTAAAGA
Proteins encoded:
- the rdgB gene encoding RdgB/HAM1 family non-canonical purine NTP pyrophosphatase — translated: MIHFITGNKNKFEEVKMIFPDVEQLDIDLPEIQEIDTREIIRNKLSEAFRYATGEFIVEDTSLSLECLGGLPGPLIKWFSRTLGNNGLAEIVGKLGNDRAEAKTVIGYARSREEIYFFEGILQGRIVKPRGETAFGWDSIFLADGHKKTFAEMSREEKNAISMRRKTLDKLSEFLRT
- a CDS encoding SET domain-containing protein; this encodes MNYRRKQLSAEDIEPVLLRIQPSPKYGGIGVFALRDIKGGTILCDVEKISEEVFVPWEEFAKIDAATRSFMIDFCAEDKDGFYSPIDLNYLTIPGHMNHHCEANVGCDADDNFVAIRDIKRGEEVCLDYAFVISNPAYTMKCACDSKKCRGIVTGNDWKNPAFRKKNSNFLSSNVRKFANK
- a CDS encoding DUF1653 domain-containing protein; the protein is MNDTLLKLGKYRHYKNNKEYEVIGVAKHSETLENMVVYRALYGSEISSLWVRPLAMFLEEVEVNGKMVPRFELCELA
- a CDS encoding NUDIX domain-containing protein encodes the protein MTKEVLLHKRDSKTLVNPNKWAFFGGLNETGEAPLQTFLREIKEELDVNLFQDAVSCLCDYFNEELQTHRYIFFVESSLKKSAMNLGEGESFDWISIEKVFEYDLTKKTRMDLKLFLEKLV
- a CDS encoding class IV adenylate cyclase, giving the protein MSSIINIEIKAKCANQETIRRILKDSGADFKGTDHQIDTYFKVPNGRLKLREGNIENHLIFYNRIETKGLKESSILLYDSTPGSTLKEILSKSLGILAVVDKRREIYFIENVKFHLDRVEGLGTFAEVEAIDIDGSISKEQLSEQCDRYMKLFGIQKDDLIAASYSDLILQS
- the prfB gene encoding peptide chain release factor 2, with product MCGTLFDVAGKSQRIVELERVSQAENFWGDAQEAGRVMKELERLREERALFDRLSKELDDIRELSAMELEGQEAEDVASQYTRVSEEIEALEFKTRLGGPYDSHDAILAIKSGAGGVDAQDWAEMLLRMYLRWAERRGFVASVFEESRGNEAGIKSVSVKIEGEYAFGYLRSEMGTHRLVRLSPFNADNLRQTSFASVEVLPVLSAKEGTEIKPEDLEVDTYRSSGAGGQNVNKTETAVRIRHVPTGIVVSCQTERSQLQNRENALTMLRAKLEQLRLQEEEDEKRALRGEQKSADFGSQIRSYVLHPYTLVKDHRTKYETPQVHEVLDGKLDEFMEAFLKTQSRE
- the ftsE gene encoding cell division ATP-binding protein FtsE; amino-acid sequence: MIRFENVTKIYPGDVSVLQDINLLIEPGEFVSFVGASGAGKSTLLKLIYAEEEPTAGEIFFGERSIGTIKRRLLPYYRRNFGTVFQDFKLLSQRTVFENIAYALEVDGKSAAEIAEEVPQILDIVRLTQKADKYPKQLSGGEQQRVSLARALVHRPSVLIADEPTGNLDPASAQDIIRLLLEINNMGTIVLLATHNKPIVDGLQKRVVTLANGAVLRDEKQGKYIV
- a CDS encoding ABC transporter permease; its protein translation is MPKGIKLVRAIREGVRSFVRSGWLSVSAILTIALALFIIGLAGVEALATRSILQNLEAKMDITVSFNADVSEDRILAIKSELEKYREVQSVAYTSSEEALKKFRAQSEASGNKDVIDQALQEIGENPLFASLSIKAQSPEQYKTINDAIESASFQGDIFRVNYRENESIINQLTAINREVVRQGTVLGVIFLLIAFLVTFNTIRLTMYARRDDFEVMRLVGASNLYVRTPSVVEGILYGSIAAMVSMLFLYLYIGFQRINPFSKSLIEGAGLMGSFVHNILWIFSGLLVLGITIGLMSGFLAVRRYMKI
- a CDS encoding NUDIX domain-containing protein; the protein is MREKILQLIQGIQPVDEFERTHQEDALRWIESGVEIFRIEKPDKPPKHLVSYFVVVDIGNKSILLVDHIKAELWLPAGGHIEKGEHPKTTVEREALEELNIQSKFLSEEPFFITITTTVGKTAGHVDVSLWYILTANVEDPIRYDSGEFNGYKWWTFDEILNSDIRSFDPHMHRLTHKLKTCLGT